One part of the Solea solea chromosome 16, fSolSol10.1, whole genome shotgun sequence genome encodes these proteins:
- the LOC131475275 gene encoding uncharacterized protein LOC131475275: protein MIVPVWVSSISNPGMERLVYALLDTQSDTVFIEQEVNNSLQTETHPVRLKLTTMIGKDALIHSQRVSGLRVRGYYSNILIDLPPTYTKDCIPVNRTHIPTCETARHWNHLTTIADEIPPQLECEVGLLIGYNCSRALAPRQVIHGGDGEPYAVRTDLGWSIVGCSSPHHDSPSITNMCHRVVIKEFPPVTPADAIRVLESDFKDTSKDGKAVSQDDILFLNVLKEGIQMNTQGHYEMPLPFKERPYLPDNKQLAVVRLSHVKRKLLRGEKYKEHYVKFMNEVIEKGEAAEVCEQGKKGEKWYIPHHGVYHSKKPDKLRVVFDCSAKYKGTSLNDHLLSGPDLLNSLIGVLIRFRQHHVALMCDIEKMFHQFHVCEADRDYLRFLWWKNGDLHADPQEFHMKVHLFGAASSPGCANYGLKQLAKDHETQFPLGSEFIMKDFYVDDGVTSTASVDEAIQLAKEAQELCSMGGLRLHKFVCNNRSVLDSIPSPEHATEVKAPNLAFNDSTLERALGIHWHIESDTFRFRVCLKDQPATRRGILSTVASLYDPLGFVAPFLLTGKKVLQEMCRHGTSWDDPLPSELQPVWERWKNDLANLEEITIPRCYVPVGFGKVMKKELHHFSDASTYGYGQCSYLRYVNEDEGVHCALVMGKSRVAPIKVTTIPRLELTAAVVSVAASNTLKEELGLADIDEYFWTDSKVVLGYINNEARRFHTFVSNRVQKIHLSTAPQQWRYVSTNNNPADLASRGSNASEILTSRWLSGPHFLWEKEIPPAVDVVTEVQIGDPEVKRTQTLHTWTSEQVSLSDRLSRFSTWSRATQAIARLIRRARGDKSTDHSTVQEREDAWCIIIKDLQTQVYPEETKLLSKTTQVSSQSKLHQLDAFLDQDGLLKVGGRLKNASLPSSVKHPVIIPKDHPITKMIIAHCHENVRHQGKCMTINEVRSNGYWIPGINRAVAAHLHQCVTCRKLRRVTEEQRMADLPSERVDPSPPFTYCGMDCFGPFLTKHGRKVQKRYGLLFTCLCCRAIHIEMLDDMSTDAFINGLRCFIAIRGAVRQLKSDQGSNFIGAKNELNEALRQVDTNRLTTFLADRQCDFSMNAPHSSHVGGVWERQIRTVKNVLRSTLSLSPGRLDDSSLRTFFYEAMAIVNSRPLTVDNLSDPKSPEPLTPNHLLTMKSITALPPPGRFIREDMYARKRWRHVQYLSEQFWSRWRKEYLFNIATRQRWHTPRRNLKVGDIVMEKADDLPRNEWKLAKVIETVTDTDGLVRKVKIRVGDQKMGKEGHRSGKPSIVERPVQKLILLLETV, encoded by the coding sequence ATGATCGTGCcagtgtgggtttcctccaTCAGTAATCCAGGTATGGAAAGGCTTGTTTATGCTCTTCTGGACACTCAGAGTGATACAGTTTTCATTGAACAGGAAGTTAACAACAGCTTACAAACTGAGACACATCCTGTGAGACTGAAGCTAACTACAATGATTGGTAAAGATGCACTAATACACAGTCAAAGGGTCTCAGGTCTCAGAGTGAGAGGTTACTACTCCAACATCCTCATTGATCTCCCTCCTACATACACAAAGGACTGCATACCAGTGAACAGAACACACATTCCTACCTGTGAAACGGCAAGGCACTGGAATCATCTCACCACAATAGCAGATGAAATCCCACCACAGCTAGAATGTGAAGTTGGTCTTTTGATAGGCTACAATTGCTCAAGGGCACTGGCACCACGGCAGGTAATACATGGAGGAGATGGTGAACCCTACGCAGTTCGCACAGACTTAGGATGGAGTATTGTAGGTTGTTCATCACCACACCATGACTCACCAAGCATCACCAACATGTGCCACAGAGTAGTTATAAAAGAGTTTCCTCCAGTGACTCCAGCTGATGCAATCAGAGTTCTGGAGTCTGACTTTAAGGATACCAGTAAGGATGGAAAGGCTGTGTCTCAGGATGACATCCTCTTTCTGAATGTGCTAAAGGAAGGAATTCAGATGAACACCCAAGGTCACTATGAGATGCCACTCCCCTTTAAAGAAAGACCCTACCTCCCTGACAATAAACAACTAGCCGTTGTCCGGCTCAGTCATGTTAAAAGAAAGCTGCTGAGAGGTGAAAAGTACAAGGAACATTATGTGAAGTTCATGAACGAGGTGATTGAAAAGGGTGAGGCAGCGGAAGTATGTGAGCaaggaaagaaaggagagaagtGGTATATTCCCCATCATGGAGTCTATCACTCCAAAAAACCTGACAAACTTCGTGTGGTTTTTGATTGCTCCGCTAAATACAAGGGAACAAGCCTGAATGACCATCTTCTGTCAGGCCCAGACTTACTGAATAGCCTAATCGGTGTACTCATCAGATTCAGACAGCACCATGTAGCACTGATGTGCGATATTGAGAAAATGTTTCATCAGTTCCATGTGTGTGAAGCTGACAGAGACTATTTACGTTTCCTCTGGTGGAAAAATGGCGACCTGCATGCGGACCCACAGGAGTTCCACATGAAGGTTCATCTGTTTGGTGCTGCATCCTCACCAGGATGCGCCAACTATGGACTGAAACAACTTGCTAAAGATCATGAGACCCAATTTCCCCTTGGCTCCGAGTTCATCATGAAAGACTTTTACGTTGATGACGGTGTCACCAGCACGGCAAGCGTAGATGAAGCTATTCAGCTTGCGAAGGAAGCTCAGGAGCTCTGTTCTATGGGTGGGTTGAGGCTGCATAAGTTTGTGTGCAACAACAGATCAGTACTGGATAGTATTCCGTCACCGGAGCATGCTACTGAAGTGAAGGCTCCAAACCTGGCCTTCAACGATTCAACACTTGAGAGGGCCTTAGGTATCCACTGGCACATTGAATCGGATACTTTCAGATTTCGTGTCTGCCTTAAAGACCAGCCAGCAACACGACGTGGCATACTATCAACAGTAGCCTCCCTCTATGATCCACTGGGCTTTGTTGCCCCTTTTCTGCTCACCGGGAAAAAGGTGCTTCAGGAAATGTGCAGGCACGGCACAAGCTGGGATGACCCCCTCCCCAGTGAACTGCAACCAGTATGGGAGCGCTGGAAGAATGATCTTGCAAATTTGGAGGAAATCACCATACCGCGCTGCTATGTGCCCGTCGGCTTTGGAAAAGTCATGAAAAAAGAGCTACATCACTTTTCCGATGCAAGCACATATGGTTATGGCCAGTGTTCTTACTTGAGATATGTAAATGAAGATGAAGGTGTTCACTGTGCTCTGGTTATGGGAAAGTCCAGAGTAGCTCCTATTAAAGTCACGACTATCCCCAGGCTGGAGCTGACAGCTGCTGTTGTGTCGGTCGCAGCAAGCAACACCCTAAAGGAGGAGCTTGGTTTGGCAGATATTGATGAATACTTCTGGACTGACTCCAAAGTGGTCTTGGGGTACATCAATAACGAGGCACGTCGTTTCCATACATTCGTATCAAACCGAGTACAGAAAATACACCTCAGCACAGCACCCCAGCAGTGGAGATACGTCTCTACCAACAATAACCCAGCAGATCTTGCCTCTAGAGGTTCAAATGCAAGTGAGATTCTCACATCAAGGTGGCTCTCAGGACCTCACTTCCTATGGGAGAAGGAGATTCCCCCAGCTGTAGATGTCGTCACTGAAGTACAGATTGGAGATCCTGAAGTCAAAAGGACTCAGACACTACACACATGGACATCTGAACAAGTGAGTCTTTCTGATCGCTTGTCAAGGTTTTCTACGTGGTCAAGAGCAACTCAAGCCATTGCTCGTCTCATCCGTCGTGCTAGGGGTGATAAATCAACAGATCACAGCACTGTACAGGAACGAGAGGACGCATGGTGCATCATCATAAAGGACCTTCAGACACAAGTATACCCAGAAGAGACAAAGTTGCTCAGTAAGACTACTCAAGTTTCTTCTCAGAGCAAACTGCATCAGTTAGATGCCTTTCTGGATCAAGATGGACTCCTCAAGGTGGGAGGAAGGTTAAAAAATGCATCCCTCCCTTCTTCAGTAAAGCATCCAGTGATCATACCAAAGGATCATCCCATCACCAAGATGATAATTGCACATTGTCACGAAAATGTTCGACATCAAGGAAAATGTATGACCATCAATGAGGTCAGATCAAATGGATACTGGATCCCAGGAATCAATAGAGCAGTGGCAGCTCACCTGCATCAATGTGTTACATGTCGGAAACTCAGGAGAGTCACAGAAGAACAACGGATGGCAGATCTGCCTTCAGAGCGTGTAGACCCATCACCACCCTTCACATACTGTGGAATGGATTGCTTCGGTCCGTTCCTCACAAAACACGGACGCAAAGTGCAAAAGCGATACGGCCTCCTTTTCACCTGCCTGTGCTGTCGAGCTATCCACATTGAAATGTTAGACGACATGTCAACAGATGCCTTCATTAACGGACTCCGTTGTTTCATTGCCATAAGAGGAGCAGTTCGCCAGTTAAAATCTGATCAAGGATCTAATTTCATTGGGGCTAAAAACGAGCTAAATGAGGCTCTTAGGCAAGTGGATACAAATCGTCTGACCACATTTTTGGCTGACAGGCAGTGTGATTTCAGCATGAACGCCCCTCATTCAAGCCATGTGGGAGGTGTATGGGAGAGGCAAATTAGAACAGTGAAGAATGTTCTTCGTtccactctctcgctctcaccaGGCAGGCTGGATGATTCCTCGCTGCGGACATTTTTCTATGAGGCCATGGCTATAGTGAACAGTCGTCCTCTGACAGTCGACAATCTAAGTGATCCAAAGAGTCCAGAGCCACTAACACCCAATCACCTGCTCACTATGAAATCTATCACAGCCTTACCACCTCCTGGCAGATTCATAAGAGAGGACATGTATGCTCGTAAGAGGTGGCGTCACGTTCAATATCTCTCAGAGCAATTCTGGAGTCGCTGGAGAAAGGAGTACCTCTTTAATATTGCTACTAGACAGCGCTGGCATACTCCTAGAAGAAACCTCAAGGTCGGCGATATTGTCATGGAGAAGGCAGATGATCTGCCACGGAATGAGTGGAAGTTGGCCAAAGTTATAGAAACAGTGACTGATACAGATGGACTTGTGAGAAAGGTAAAGATTCGTGTTGGAGATCAAAAGATGGGAAAGGAGGGACATCGTTCTGGCAAGCCATCCATCGTCGAACGTCCTGTGCAGAAGCTGATCCTGCTTTTAGAGACTGTTTAA